In Acidovorax sp. 106, the following proteins share a genomic window:
- a CDS encoding methyltransferase — MPGYLTKHESIPVPGVANLFIRSLLDKQQFSDPLGAAEQLGISSAAWPLFGLLWPSGAQLAARMASRPLRTGERILEIGCGLGLASLVCHRRGMDVTASDCHPLARQFLEENLRLNALAPMKYRTGQWGTDNPQGMGDVQGQFDLIIGSDVLYERDARATLAHFLDAHADQGAQIWIVDPNRGNRAAFHKQMAAHRFEVVEERLDCPALEHVPAYKGRLLVYERPRSLAMMAPA, encoded by the coding sequence ATGCCAGGCTACCTCACCAAGCACGAGAGCATCCCCGTCCCAGGGGTCGCTAATCTTTTCATTCGCTCGCTGCTGGACAAACAGCAATTTTCCGACCCCCTGGGCGCTGCAGAGCAGCTGGGCATCTCTTCTGCGGCCTGGCCCTTGTTCGGACTGTTGTGGCCTTCAGGCGCGCAGCTGGCAGCCCGCATGGCCTCGCGCCCTTTGCGCACCGGGGAGCGGATCTTGGAGATTGGCTGCGGACTGGGACTGGCGAGCCTGGTGTGCCATCGGCGCGGCATGGATGTCACTGCCAGCGATTGCCACCCGCTGGCGAGGCAGTTTCTGGAGGAGAACCTGCGCCTCAACGCACTAGCCCCCATGAAGTACCGCACAGGCCAATGGGGCACAGACAACCCCCAGGGCATGGGTGATGTGCAGGGCCAGTTTGATCTCATCATCGGCAGCGATGTGCTGTACGAACGCGATGCGCGTGCCACGTTGGCCCATTTTCTGGATGCCCATGCAGACCAGGGCGCTCAAATTTGGATCGTCGATCCCAACCGGGGAAATCGGGCTGCATTTCACAAGCAGATGGCCGCCCACAGATTTGAGGTAGTGGAAGAGCGCCTTGACTGCCCAGCGCTGGAGCATGTGCCCGCCTACAAAGGCCGCCTGCTGGTGTATGAAAGGCCCCGCAGCCTCGCCATGATGGCGCCCGCTTGA
- the purL gene encoding phosphoribosylformylglycinamidine synthase — protein MTLHMTTLAGGNALSNFRAQQLQPALEAIHPKISGIAARFVHLVATDAAPTAAEQERLAALLTYGDPYAGPQEGAALVVTPRLGTLSPWASKATDIARNCGIAIRRVERITEYRISLKSGLLGKTPELTAEQLAQVAALLHDRMTESVVADRSGAAALFTELQPAPMEHVDVLAGGRAALEAANTRFGLALADDEIDYLVTAFKGLARNPTDVELMMFAQANSEHCRHKIFNAEFTIDGVAQDKSLFGMIRNTHQLAPQHTVIAYSDNASVMEGHQVERFVAKMASSASESSASSYQKSSVTQHVLMKVETHNHPTAISPFPGASTGAGGEIRDEGATGRGSKPKAGLTGFTVSKLWGSTVGKPEHIASPLQIMVEGPLGGAAFNNEFGRPNLNGYFREYEQNVGGVQRGYHKPIMIAGGVGVIDAELTTKIEFPAGSLLIQLGGPGMRIGMGGSAASSMATGTNAAELDFDSVQRGNPEIERRAQEVINHCWAQGSDNPILAIHDVGAGGLSNAFPELTNDAGRGARFDLRAVQLEESGMAPKEIWSNESQERYVLAIAPESLPLFQAFCERERCPFAVIGTATEERQLVLHDPAATAADQKLPVDMPMNVLLGKPPKMHRDVKTVVREFAPMDLTGVPLQKAVIDVLAHPTVASKRFLITIGDRTVGGLSHRDQMVGPWQVPVADCAVTLADYKGFAGEAMSMGERTPLAAINAPASGRMAVAEALTNLLAAPIELPRVKLSANWMAACGEPGEDAALYETVKAVGMELCPALGVSIPVGKDSLSMRTQWSGGADKKKVTSPVSLIVSAFASLSDVRGTLTPQLNATEADTTLVLIDLGKGQNRMGGSILGQTLDQSGDVVPDVDDPKDLVNLVNAVNALRAKGQILAYHDRSDGGLLAAAAEMAFAGHVGVALNVDLLVTEGDGINDSRMDTGDAKNWAGQVGARRDELTLKALFNEELGVLLQVRTAERNDVMQTLREHGLSKFSHFVGKTRPASSEIDAGKGELQVWRDAKAVFSAPLADLHQVWDAVSWKICQQRDNPANADAEHAAAGEPTDPGMHVHLTFDAKDNVAAPYLNLAKPKVAILREQGVNSHIEMAYAFTEAGFEAYDVHMTDLQTGRVKLEDFKGVVACGGFSYGDTLGAGIGWARSITFNPVLAAQFQGFFGRTDTFGLGVCNGCQMFAELADIIPGAQDWPRFTTNQSERFEARLSLVEVLESPSLFLQGMAGSRLPIAVAHGEGYANFKYRGNADKAIAAIRYVDNHGRATEQYPFNPNGSAAGLTAVTTADGRFTAMMPHPERVFRNVQMSWTSEDKAQYSAWMRIWRNARKWVG, from the coding sequence GTGACCTTGCACATGACCACGCTGGCGGGCGGCAACGCCCTCAGCAACTTCCGCGCTCAGCAACTTCAGCCCGCCCTCGAGGCCATCCATCCCAAGATCAGTGGCATTGCCGCACGGTTTGTGCACTTGGTTGCCACCGATGCTGCGCCCACGGCCGCAGAGCAAGAGCGTCTGGCCGCGCTGCTGACGTACGGCGACCCTTACGCAGGGCCGCAAGAAGGCGCTGCATTGGTCGTCACGCCGCGCCTGGGCACGTTGTCGCCCTGGGCCTCCAAGGCCACCGACATTGCGCGCAACTGCGGCATCGCCATCCGCCGGGTGGAGCGCATCACCGAATACCGCATCAGCCTCAAATCCGGCCTGCTGGGCAAGACCCCCGAGCTGACCGCCGAGCAACTGGCGCAGGTCGCTGCGCTGCTGCACGACCGCATGACCGAATCGGTGGTGGCCGACCGCAGCGGGGCCGCCGCCCTGTTCACAGAGTTGCAGCCCGCGCCCATGGAGCATGTGGACGTGCTGGCCGGTGGCCGCGCTGCACTCGAAGCCGCCAACACCCGCTTTGGTCTGGCGCTGGCCGACGACGAGATCGACTACCTGGTCACCGCATTCAAGGGCCTTGCACGCAACCCCACCGATGTGGAACTGATGATGTTCGCCCAGGCCAACAGCGAACACTGCCGCCACAAGATCTTCAACGCCGAGTTCACCATCGACGGCGTGGCGCAGGACAAGAGCCTGTTCGGCATGATCCGCAACACGCACCAGCTGGCGCCCCAGCACACGGTGATCGCGTATTCGGACAACGCCTCGGTCATGGAAGGCCATCAGGTCGAGCGGTTTGTAGCCAAAATGGCCTCTAGTGCAAGTGAATCTAGCGCTAGCAGCTATCAAAAAAGTAGCGTTACCCAGCATGTGCTGATGAAGGTGGAGACCCACAACCACCCCACAGCCATCTCGCCCTTCCCAGGTGCGTCCACCGGCGCGGGCGGTGAGATCCGCGACGAAGGCGCCACCGGCCGGGGCTCTAAGCCCAAGGCGGGCCTGACGGGCTTCACGGTGTCCAAGCTCTGGGGTAGCACGGTCGGCAAGCCCGAGCACATTGCCAGCCCGCTGCAGATCATGGTCGAAGGGCCGCTGGGCGGCGCGGCGTTCAACAACGAATTCGGCCGCCCCAACCTGAACGGTTACTTCCGCGAGTACGAGCAGAACGTGGGCGGCGTGCAGCGCGGCTACCACAAGCCCATCATGATCGCGGGCGGCGTGGGTGTGATCGATGCTGAGCTGACCACCAAGATCGAGTTCCCCGCCGGCTCGCTGCTGATCCAGCTGGGCGGCCCCGGCATGCGCATCGGCATGGGCGGCAGCGCCGCCAGCTCCATGGCCACCGGCACCAACGCGGCAGAGCTGGACTTTGACTCGGTGCAGCGCGGCAACCCTGAGATCGAGCGCCGTGCGCAAGAGGTCATCAACCACTGCTGGGCGCAGGGCAGCGACAACCCCATCCTGGCGATCCACGACGTGGGTGCCGGTGGCCTCTCGAACGCTTTCCCCGAGCTGACCAACGACGCAGGCCGTGGCGCACGTTTTGACTTGCGTGCCGTGCAGCTCGAAGAGTCGGGCATGGCGCCCAAGGAAATCTGGAGCAATGAGTCGCAAGAGCGCTATGTGCTGGCCATTGCGCCCGAATCGCTGCCCCTGTTCCAGGCTTTCTGCGAGCGCGAGCGCTGCCCGTTTGCCGTGATCGGCACCGCCACCGAAGAGCGCCAGCTGGTGCTGCACGACCCCGCTGCTACGGCCGCTGACCAAAAGCTGCCCGTGGACATGCCCATGAACGTGCTGCTGGGCAAGCCGCCCAAGATGCACCGTGACGTGAAGACCGTGGTGCGCGAATTCGCACCGATGGACTTGACTGGCGTGCCGCTGCAAAAGGCCGTGATCGACGTGCTGGCCCACCCCACCGTGGCGTCCAAGCGCTTCCTCATCACCATCGGCGACCGCACCGTGGGTGGCCTGAGCCACCGCGACCAGATGGTCGGCCCTTGGCAAGTGCCCGTGGCCGATTGCGCTGTGACGCTGGCCGATTACAAGGGCTTTGCGGGCGAGGCCATGAGCATGGGCGAGCGCACGCCGCTGGCCGCTATCAATGCGCCCGCGTCGGGCCGCATGGCGGTGGCCGAGGCGCTGACCAACCTGCTGGCTGCGCCGATTGAACTGCCCCGTGTGAAGCTGTCGGCCAACTGGATGGCCGCCTGCGGCGAGCCCGGCGAAGATGCCGCGTTGTACGAAACCGTCAAGGCCGTGGGCATGGAACTGTGCCCCGCTTTGGGCGTATCAATCCCCGTGGGCAAAGACAGCTTGTCCATGCGCACGCAGTGGAGCGGAGGCGCTGACAAGAAAAAGGTCACGTCGCCCGTCAGCCTGATCGTGAGCGCATTCGCCTCGCTGTCCGACGTGCGCGGCACGCTCACGCCCCAGCTCAACGCGACCGAGGCTGACACCACGCTGGTGCTGATCGATTTGGGCAAGGGCCAGAACCGCATGGGCGGCAGCATTTTGGGCCAGACGCTGGACCAAAGCGGCGATGTGGTGCCCGATGTAGACGACCCCAAAGACTTGGTTAACCTCGTCAACGCCGTGAACGCGCTGCGCGCCAAGGGCCAGATACTGGCCTATCACGACCGCAGCGATGGCGGCCTGCTGGCCGCTGCTGCCGAGATGGCGTTTGCGGGCCATGTGGGTGTGGCGCTGAATGTGGACTTGCTGGTCACCGAGGGTGATGGCATCAACGACAGCCGCATGGACACGGGCGATGCCAAGAACTGGGCAGGCCAAGTGGGCGCGCGCCGTGATGAGCTGACCCTCAAGGCCCTGTTCAACGAAGAGCTGGGCGTGCTGCTGCAGGTGCGCACCGCCGAGCGCAACGATGTGATGCAAACCTTGCGTGAGCATGGCCTGTCCAAGTTCAGCCACTTTGTGGGCAAGACACGCCCGGCATCGTCTGAGATCGACGCTGGCAAGGGCGAGCTGCAGGTCTGGCGCGATGCCAAGGCCGTGTTCAGTGCGCCGCTGGCCGACCTGCACCAAGTGTGGGACGCCGTGAGCTGGAAGATTTGCCAGCAGCGCGACAACCCCGCCAACGCCGATGCCGAACACGCCGCAGCGGGCGAGCCCACCGACCCCGGCATGCATGTGCACCTCACATTCGATGCCAAGGACAACGTGGCAGCGCCGTACTTGAACCTTGCCAAACCCAAAGTCGCCATCCTGCGCGAGCAGGGCGTGAACTCGCACATCGAGATGGCCTATGCCTTCACCGAGGCGGGCTTTGAGGCCTACGACGTGCACATGACCGACCTGCAGACCGGCCGCGTCAAGCTCGAAGACTTCAAGGGCGTGGTCGCCTGCGGCGGCTTTAGCTATGGCGACACGCTGGGCGCGGGCATTGGCTGGGCGCGTTCCATCACCTTCAATCCGGTGTTGGCGGCGCAGTTCCAAGGCTTCTTTGGGCGCACCGACACGTTTGGCTTGGGTGTGTGCAACGGCTGCCAGATGTTTGCCGAGTTGGCCGACATCATTCCCGGCGCGCAAGACTGGCCACGCTTCACCACCAACCAGAGCGAGCGCTTCGAGGCCCGCCTGTCACTGGTCGAAGTGCTCGAATCGCCCAGCTTGTTCTTGCAAGGCATGGCAGGCAGCCGCCTGCCGATTGCCGTGGCGCACGGCGAGGGGTATGCCAACTTCAAGTACCGGGGCAACGCCGACAAGGCCATCGCCGCCATACGCTATGTGGACAACCATGGCCGTGCCACCGAGCAGTACCCGTTTAACCCCAATGGCAGCGCGGCTGGCCTCACCGCCGTGACCACAGCCGACGGCCGCTTCACGGCCATGATGCCGCACCCTGAGCGCGTGTTTCGCAACGTGCAGATGAGCTGGACGAGCGAAGACAAGGCGCAGTACAGCGCCTGGATGCGCATCTGGCGCAACGCGCGCAAGTGGGTGGGTTGA
- a CDS encoding DUF3309 family protein: MPSMSSALLMVMLMGQLSHWGPCGAGWGHMPGKMAGFTAVAPSKPVIHRPPSHPNRPLP; this comes from the coding sequence ATGCCCTCAATGTCGTCGGCGCTTTTGATGGTGATGCTCATGGGGCAATTATCCCATTGGGGCCCGTGTGGCGCAGGGTGGGGGCACATGCCCGGTAAAATGGCGGGCTTCACGGCTGTTGCACCCAGCAAGCCCGTGATCCATCGACCCCCCTCACACCCCAACAGGCCGCTACCGTGA
- the map gene encoding type I methionyl aminopeptidase, protein MSITIKSADDIEGMRLACRLASEVLDYIAPHIKPGITTKEIDRLGAECMAQQGTISATVGYQPPGYPPYPASLCTSVNHVVCHGIPNDKPLKKGDIVNVDVTVITKDGWYGDNSRMYLIGECSIAAKRLSAITFDAMWHGILQVKPGARLGDIGHAIQKFAEGQGFSIVREFCGHGIGQKFHEEPQVLHYGKPGTLEELQPGMVFTIEPMINAGKRDVKNHGNDGWTIVTKDHSLSAQWEHTVLVTETGYEVMTLSAGSPTLPAFVTAIRT, encoded by the coding sequence ATGAGCATCACCATCAAAAGCGCCGACGACATTGAGGGCATGCGGCTGGCTTGCCGCCTGGCTTCGGAAGTGCTGGACTACATCGCCCCCCACATCAAGCCCGGTATCACCACCAAAGAGATCGACCGCCTGGGCGCCGAATGCATGGCCCAGCAGGGCACCATCTCGGCCACTGTGGGCTACCAGCCCCCAGGCTACCCACCCTACCCCGCTTCGCTGTGCACCTCGGTCAACCACGTGGTGTGCCACGGCATTCCCAACGACAAGCCACTGAAAAAAGGCGACATCGTGAATGTGGACGTGACCGTGATCACCAAAGACGGCTGGTACGGCGACAACAGCCGCATGTACCTGATTGGCGAATGTTCCATTGCAGCCAAGCGTCTGTCGGCCATCACCTTTGACGCCATGTGGCACGGCATTTTGCAAGTCAAGCCCGGCGCACGTTTGGGCGACATTGGGCATGCCATCCAGAAATTTGCCGAAGGCCAGGGCTTCTCGATCGTCCGCGAGTTCTGCGGCCACGGCATTGGCCAGAAGTTCCACGAAGAACCCCAGGTGCTGCACTACGGAAAACCCGGCACATTGGAAGAACTGCAGCCCGGCATGGTCTTCACCATCGAGCCCATGATCAATGCGGGCAAGCGCGACGTCAAAAACCATGGCAACGACGGCTGGACCATTGTGACGAAAGACCACAGCCTGTCGGCCCAATGGGAGCACACGGTGCTGGTCACCGAAACTGGTTATGAAGTCATGACGCTGTCGGCAGGCTCACCCACCCTGCCCGCGTTTGTGACGGCAATCCGCACCTGA